The Etheostoma spectabile isolate EspeVRDwgs_2016 chromosome 1, UIUC_Espe_1.0, whole genome shotgun sequence genome has a segment encoding these proteins:
- the LOC116694456 gene encoding LIM domain only protein 7 isoform X8, with protein MEWRQQTSVSCADAFTEAQRWIEEVTGKSFGCKDFRAALENGVLLCDLINQLKPGIIKRVNRLSTPIAGLDNVNVFLKACGKLGLNVSQLFHPGDLQDLSTRATVRRDESNRRLKNVLITIYWLGRKAHLDAFYSGPQLNFKAFEGLLGLALSKALDEGSNVKECSDPEREECRRIRPSYKMANSADSIDFLYSRGVLPNNESCGSDAEAEQVFKMEPTQPSTQQNKAYIPPPILRGKQGLKGNERDCASSLARSKSLSDIPMVYPVRKVPDVNTIYDVDQENQQRCSVAAKDSEAQWHDDLSKWKNRRRSSKSDLRRKSQEREHVINQMANGAMAKFEKNEVNEGGLLKRDQQSPRRHYPAPRPYSTSPSAKSLNSDLRPRTRALLARSYATEASFSPMAPLSLHNSAHTQGSSVGAMSASDGIVLADETYFASLASDGTGVTTPSLDCPFSSQTQGKEQGSPAHFQPRDPTKAMLSQKELPFCHDPQVPTFCPGAVNQAGANALEDLHHQNYKSQEESQKTSWKPAVEQGGDQQAAEVHKYLFRTASWSGSASLPRGYRRSEGSSRLSSAITARPFGTKQSRVSSLPRLCNVDNYGLLKSEELLSPAIKSSLKRPTVTAHQKGQQKKANQAKQNATEQGEKVQGVTVSGPTSFQTNGYHHQPYTQTQLLPQPYSNLQTHRNKSLTAPSDASIDLPKVDHSDMRVSLALKPNSRTDFGFQTHWDSTGARVKFIEPGSPAELCQLCVGDEIVTVNGVAVAHMNYNQWKDKMTSSLQTGSLTMDMRRYGNKDWSTSEGSHPNQSGQSRVTLNLTAAAPFLMGCPDHHANSGACTEPADRNLNGQTDDVLQGKVMHGELSENHKTARNKDHSNISMKNQKRRAEFFKPKGGSESAISDLQVPSLSPSSSSWSWDREEDRRRQEKWQEEQERLLQKQYQRDQERLESEWQRAQQDAKGELCRNPGAKQNTFEMTNGVESPANTQLRVNGLKNKTREEQSPDQDKLKVAGLNPQSNASGQQHDQISGQIWAEDSFGFAQLSPAHRAKSLSTPALAGTTRGDERKGKGHSVCKAEKDRQQILEEMKKRTQLLTDNSWIRQRSNSFYKEPIYVGVPMKRFDSLDDLDTLRRTPLSTSTFSYPRPHSAAEGYCAPSRNSSSRYSTGSLLSQRPTFDSSHHGSPRMVCGRRTCCVCERVLGSGAAMVIEALGLCFHLACFQCVGCHRHLGGTETGVQVRIRNRKPYCEPCYFQLKSGAPSM; from the exons GTGTCTCAGCTGTTTCATCCAGGAGACCTGCAGGACCTGTCCACTCGTGCAACCGTCAG GCGAGATGAAAGCAACAGAAGACTCAAAAAT GTTCTCATCACAATCTACTGGTTGGGTCGCAAGGCTCACCTTGACGCATTCTACAGTGGTCCTCAGCTGAACTTCAAGGCCTTTGAAGGGCTGCTAGGGTTGGCGTTGTCCAAG GCTCTAGATGAGGGCAGTAATGTGAAAGAATGCTCTGACCCAGAGAGGGAGGAATGTCGGCGCATCAGACCAAGCTATAAGATGGCAAACTCTGCTGACAGCATCGACTTTCTGTATTCCCGAGGGGTCCTCCCAAACAATGAAA GTTGTGGAAGTGACGCGGAAGCTGAGCAGGTGTTCAAGATGGAGCCCACACAGCCTTCAACCCAACAAAACAAGGCTTATATCCCACCACCAATCCTAAGGGGAAAACAAGGATTGAAAGGGAATGAAAGGGACTGCGCTAGTTCACTTGCCAG GAGCAAATCACTCAGTGATATCCCGATGGTATACCCTGTGCGTAAAGTTCCTGATGTGAACACCATCTACGATGTGGACCAGGAAAACCAACAGAGGTGTAGTGTTGCTGCCAAGGACAGTGAAGCTCAGTGGCACGAT GACTTGTCGAAGTGGAAGAATCGTCGCAGGAGCAGCAAGTCTGACCTCCGCAGGAAGTCGCAGGAACGAGAACATGTCATTAACCAGATGGCCAATGGAGCAATGGCTAAATTTGAGAAGAACGAAGTGAACGAAGGTGGACTGCTAAAGAG AGACCAGCAGTCACCACGCAGGCATTACCCTGCCCCTCGTCCTTACTCCACTTCTCCTTCAGCAAAATCATTGAACTCTGATCTCCGGCCACGTACTCGGGCTCTGCTGGCCCGTAGCTACGCCACAGAGGCATCTTTCAGTCCAATGGCTCCACTTAGCCTCCACAACTCAGCCCACACTCAA GGATCATCAGTTGGAGCCATGTCCGCCTCTGATGGGATTGTCCTGGCAGATGAGACCTACTTTGCCTCCTTGGCTTCAGATGGAACAGGAGTTACCACCCCTTCTCTGGACTGCCCTTTCAGCTCCCAGACCCAAGGCAAAGAGCAGGGCAGCCCAGCTCATTTCCAGCCCAGGGATCCTACTAAAGCCATGTTGAGTCAAAAGGAACTTCCGTTCTGCCATGATCCACAAGTTCCCACTTTCTGCCCTGGTGCTGTTAATCAGGCAGGAGCTAATGCTCTGGAGGACTTGCACCACCAGAACTACAAGTCCCAGGAAGAGAGCCAGAAGACATCTTGGAAACCAGCTGTGGAGCAAGGAGGTGACCAGCAGGCTGCAGAAGTCCACAAGTACTTGTTCAGAACTGCGTCGTGGTCCGGCTCAGCCAGCCTTCCTCGGGGTTACCGGAGGTCCGAGGGCTCGTCTCGTCTCTCTTCTGCAATCACAGCCAGGCCCTTTGGGACCAAGCAGTCCAGGGTGTCCTCGCTGCCGAGACTGTGCAAC GTAGACAACTATGGCCTGCTGAAAAGTGAGGAATTGCTTTCTCCAGCTATCAAATCTTCTCTCAAAAGACCTACTGTAACCGCCCATCAGAAGGGTCAGCAGAAGAAAGCCAACCAGGCAAAACAGAATGCTACAGAACAGGGGGAGAAGGTGCAAGGTGTCACCGTCTCCGGACCGACTTCCTTCCAGACCAATGGCTACCACCATCAGCCCTACACCCAAACCCAGCTATTACCGCAGCCTTATTCAAACCTGCAGACCCATCGCAACAAAAGTTTGACTGCCCCATCTGATGCAAGCATTGACCTCCCAAAG gtggATCACAGTGACATGAGAGTGAGCCTTGCTCTTAAACCCAACAGTAGAACAGACTTTGGTTTCCAGACTCATTGGGACTCCACAGGGGCACGAGTGAAATTCATTGAACCTG GCAGTCCAGCGGAGCTTTGCCAGCTGTGTGTGGGCGATGAGATTGTGACTGTTAATGGAGTTGCTGTGGCACACATGAACTACAACCAGTGGAAGGATAAAATGACATCTTCCCTTCAAACCGGCAGTCTGACCATGGACATGCGGCGCTATGGCAACAAGG ATTGGAGCACCAGTGAGGGGAGTCATCCTAACCAGTCAGGCCAGAGCAGGGTTACTCTCAATCTAACTGCCGCAGCGCCGTTCCTGATGGGTTGCCCTGATCACCATGCCAACAGTGGTGCCTGCACAGAACCTGCAGACAGGAACCTCAATGGGCAGACAGACGAT GTTTTACAAGGTAAAGTCATGCATGGAGAGCTTTCTGAAAACCATAAGACAGCCAGAAATAAag ATCATAGTAACATTAGTATGAAAAATCAGAAAAGGAGGGCTGAATTTTTCAAACCGAAAG GAGGTTCAGAATCTGCCATATCTGAT CTCCAGGTGCCATCCCTCAGCCCCTCCTCATCCAGCTGGTCGTGGGACCGCGAGGAGGATCGAAGGCGTCAGGAGAAGTGGCAGGAAGAGCAAGAGCGCCTCCTACAG AAGCAATACCAGCGGGATCAGGAGAGGCTTGAGTCAGAGTGGCAGAGAGCACAACAGGATGCAAAGGGGGAGTTATGCAGGAATCCAGGGGCAAAA cagaacacatttgAGATGACCAATGGTGTCGAGAGCCCTGCCAACACCCAGCTCCGTGTGAAtggactgaaaaacaaaaccagagaAGAGCAGAGCCCTGACCAAGATAAGCTGAAAGTAGCAGGTCTAAACCCTCAAAGTAATGCATCAGGACAGCAGCATGACCAGATTTCAGGACAAATCTG GGCTGAGGACTCCTTTGGCTTTGCTCAGCTGTCTCCTGCACACAG GGCCAAGTCCTTGTCTACCCCAGCATTAGCTGGCACCACAAGAG GTgatgaaaggaaaggaaaaggacACTCTGTGTGCAAGGCTGAGAAAGACAGGCAGCAGATTTTGGAGGAGATGAAGAAAAGGACTCAGCTTCTGACAGACAACAGCTGGATACGTCAGCGCAGCAACAGCTTTTACAAGGAGCCAATCTATGTTGGGGTACCTATGAAGAG GTTTGATTCTCTGGACGATCTGGATACTTTGCGTCGAACCCCACTTTCAACCAGTACATTCAGTTACCCTCGCCCACACTCCGCTGCTGAAGGTTACTGTGCTCCGAGTAGGAACTCCTCCTCCCGCTACAGCACTGGATCATTGCTATCCCAGAGACCTACATTCGATTCCTCTCATCATGGCAG TCCCAGGATGGTCTGTGGCAGGAGgacttgctgtgtgtgtgagcgtgtccTGGGTAGTGGGGCAGCCATGGTCATAGAGGCCCTTGGTCTCTGCTTCCACCTCGCCTGTTTCCAG TGTGTGGGCTGCCACCGACATCTTGGAGGAACTGAGACTGGAGTCCAGGTTCGAATCCGAAACAGGAAGCCCTACTGTGAGCCCTGCTATTTCCAACTCAAGT CGGGTGCCCCCTCCATGTGA
- the LOC116694456 gene encoding LIM domain only protein 7 isoform X5, producing MEWRQQTSVSCADAFTEAQRWIEEVTGKSFGCKDFRAALENGVLLCDLINQLKPGIIKRVNRLSTPIAGLDNVNVFLKACGKLGLNVSQLFHPGDLQDLSTRATVRRDESNRRLKNVLITIYWLGRKAHLDAFYSGPQLNFKAFEGLLGLALSKALDEGSNVKECSDPEREECRRIRPSYKMANSADSIDFLYSRGVLPNNESCGSDAEAEQVFKMEPTQPSTQQNKAYIPPPILRGKQGLKGNERDCASSLARAYQMQVRPERPVQVNPGWIWSKSLSDIPMVYPVRKVPDVNTIYDVDQENQQRCSVAAKDSEAQWHDDLSKWKNRRRSSKSDLRRKSQEREHVINQMANGAMAKFEKNEVNEGGLLKRDQQSPRRHYPAPRPYSTSPSAKSLNSDLRPRTRALLARSYATEASFSPMAPLSLHNSAHTQGSSVGAMSASDGIVLADETYFASLASDGTGVTTPSLDCPFSSQTQGKEQGSPAHFQPRDPTKAMLSQKELPFCHDPQVPTFCPGAVNQAGANALEDLHHQNYKSQEESQKTSWKPAVEQGGDQQAAEVHKYLFRTASWSGSASLPRGYRRSEGSSRLSSAITARPFGTKQSRVSSLPRLCNVDNYGLLKSEELLSPAIKSSLKRPTVTAHQKGQQKKANQAKQNATEQGEKVQGVTVSGPTSFQTNGYHHQPYTQTQLLPQPYSNLQTHRNKSLTAPSDASIDLPKVDHSDMRVSLALKPNSRTDFGFQTHWDSTGARVKFIEPGSPAELCQLCVGDEIVTVNGVAVAHMNYNQWKDKMTSSLQTGSLTMDMRRYGNKDWSTSEGSHPNQSGQSRVTLNLTAAAPFLMGCPDHHANSGACTEPADRNLNGQTDDVLQGKVMHGELSENHKTARNKDHSNISMKNQKRRAEFFKPKGGSESAISDLQVPSLSPSSSSWSWDREEDRRRQEKWQEEQERLLQKQYQRDQERLESEWQRAQQDAKGELCRNPGAKQNTFEMTNGVESPANTQLRVNGLKNKTREEQSPDQDKLKVAGLNPQSNASGQQHDQISGQIWAKSLSTPALAGTTRGDERKGKGHSVCKAEKDRQQILEEMKKRTQLLTDNSWIRQRSNSFYKEPIYVGVPMKRFDSLDDLDTLRRTPLSTSTFSYPRPHSAAEGYCAPSRNSSSRYSTGSLLSQRPTFDSSHHGSPRMVCGRRTCCVCERVLGSGAAMVIEALGLCFHLACFQCVGCHRHLGGTETGVQVRIRNRKPYCEPCYFQLKSGAPSM from the exons GTGTCTCAGCTGTTTCATCCAGGAGACCTGCAGGACCTGTCCACTCGTGCAACCGTCAG GCGAGATGAAAGCAACAGAAGACTCAAAAAT GTTCTCATCACAATCTACTGGTTGGGTCGCAAGGCTCACCTTGACGCATTCTACAGTGGTCCTCAGCTGAACTTCAAGGCCTTTGAAGGGCTGCTAGGGTTGGCGTTGTCCAAG GCTCTAGATGAGGGCAGTAATGTGAAAGAATGCTCTGACCCAGAGAGGGAGGAATGTCGGCGCATCAGACCAAGCTATAAGATGGCAAACTCTGCTGACAGCATCGACTTTCTGTATTCCCGAGGGGTCCTCCCAAACAATGAAA GTTGTGGAAGTGACGCGGAAGCTGAGCAGGTGTTCAAGATGGAGCCCACACAGCCTTCAACCCAACAAAACAAGGCTTATATCCCACCACCAATCCTAAGGGGAAAACAAGGATTGAAAGGGAATGAAAGGGACTGCGCTAGTTCACTTGCCAG AGCATATCAAATGCAGGTCAGACCTGAGAGACCAGTTCAGGTCAACCCTGGCTGGATTTG GAGCAAATCACTCAGTGATATCCCGATGGTATACCCTGTGCGTAAAGTTCCTGATGTGAACACCATCTACGATGTGGACCAGGAAAACCAACAGAGGTGTAGTGTTGCTGCCAAGGACAGTGAAGCTCAGTGGCACGAT GACTTGTCGAAGTGGAAGAATCGTCGCAGGAGCAGCAAGTCTGACCTCCGCAGGAAGTCGCAGGAACGAGAACATGTCATTAACCAGATGGCCAATGGAGCAATGGCTAAATTTGAGAAGAACGAAGTGAACGAAGGTGGACTGCTAAAGAG AGACCAGCAGTCACCACGCAGGCATTACCCTGCCCCTCGTCCTTACTCCACTTCTCCTTCAGCAAAATCATTGAACTCTGATCTCCGGCCACGTACTCGGGCTCTGCTGGCCCGTAGCTACGCCACAGAGGCATCTTTCAGTCCAATGGCTCCACTTAGCCTCCACAACTCAGCCCACACTCAA GGATCATCAGTTGGAGCCATGTCCGCCTCTGATGGGATTGTCCTGGCAGATGAGACCTACTTTGCCTCCTTGGCTTCAGATGGAACAGGAGTTACCACCCCTTCTCTGGACTGCCCTTTCAGCTCCCAGACCCAAGGCAAAGAGCAGGGCAGCCCAGCTCATTTCCAGCCCAGGGATCCTACTAAAGCCATGTTGAGTCAAAAGGAACTTCCGTTCTGCCATGATCCACAAGTTCCCACTTTCTGCCCTGGTGCTGTTAATCAGGCAGGAGCTAATGCTCTGGAGGACTTGCACCACCAGAACTACAAGTCCCAGGAAGAGAGCCAGAAGACATCTTGGAAACCAGCTGTGGAGCAAGGAGGTGACCAGCAGGCTGCAGAAGTCCACAAGTACTTGTTCAGAACTGCGTCGTGGTCCGGCTCAGCCAGCCTTCCTCGGGGTTACCGGAGGTCCGAGGGCTCGTCTCGTCTCTCTTCTGCAATCACAGCCAGGCCCTTTGGGACCAAGCAGTCCAGGGTGTCCTCGCTGCCGAGACTGTGCAAC GTAGACAACTATGGCCTGCTGAAAAGTGAGGAATTGCTTTCTCCAGCTATCAAATCTTCTCTCAAAAGACCTACTGTAACCGCCCATCAGAAGGGTCAGCAGAAGAAAGCCAACCAGGCAAAACAGAATGCTACAGAACAGGGGGAGAAGGTGCAAGGTGTCACCGTCTCCGGACCGACTTCCTTCCAGACCAATGGCTACCACCATCAGCCCTACACCCAAACCCAGCTATTACCGCAGCCTTATTCAAACCTGCAGACCCATCGCAACAAAAGTTTGACTGCCCCATCTGATGCAAGCATTGACCTCCCAAAG gtggATCACAGTGACATGAGAGTGAGCCTTGCTCTTAAACCCAACAGTAGAACAGACTTTGGTTTCCAGACTCATTGGGACTCCACAGGGGCACGAGTGAAATTCATTGAACCTG GCAGTCCAGCGGAGCTTTGCCAGCTGTGTGTGGGCGATGAGATTGTGACTGTTAATGGAGTTGCTGTGGCACACATGAACTACAACCAGTGGAAGGATAAAATGACATCTTCCCTTCAAACCGGCAGTCTGACCATGGACATGCGGCGCTATGGCAACAAGG ATTGGAGCACCAGTGAGGGGAGTCATCCTAACCAGTCAGGCCAGAGCAGGGTTACTCTCAATCTAACTGCCGCAGCGCCGTTCCTGATGGGTTGCCCTGATCACCATGCCAACAGTGGTGCCTGCACAGAACCTGCAGACAGGAACCTCAATGGGCAGACAGACGAT GTTTTACAAGGTAAAGTCATGCATGGAGAGCTTTCTGAAAACCATAAGACAGCCAGAAATAAag ATCATAGTAACATTAGTATGAAAAATCAGAAAAGGAGGGCTGAATTTTTCAAACCGAAAG GAGGTTCAGAATCTGCCATATCTGAT CTCCAGGTGCCATCCCTCAGCCCCTCCTCATCCAGCTGGTCGTGGGACCGCGAGGAGGATCGAAGGCGTCAGGAGAAGTGGCAGGAAGAGCAAGAGCGCCTCCTACAG AAGCAATACCAGCGGGATCAGGAGAGGCTTGAGTCAGAGTGGCAGAGAGCACAACAGGATGCAAAGGGGGAGTTATGCAGGAATCCAGGGGCAAAA cagaacacatttgAGATGACCAATGGTGTCGAGAGCCCTGCCAACACCCAGCTCCGTGTGAAtggactgaaaaacaaaaccagagaAGAGCAGAGCCCTGACCAAGATAAGCTGAAAGTAGCAGGTCTAAACCCTCAAAGTAATGCATCAGGACAGCAGCATGACCAGATTTCAGGACAAATCTG GGCCAAGTCCTTGTCTACCCCAGCATTAGCTGGCACCACAAGAG GTgatgaaaggaaaggaaaaggacACTCTGTGTGCAAGGCTGAGAAAGACAGGCAGCAGATTTTGGAGGAGATGAAGAAAAGGACTCAGCTTCTGACAGACAACAGCTGGATACGTCAGCGCAGCAACAGCTTTTACAAGGAGCCAATCTATGTTGGGGTACCTATGAAGAG GTTTGATTCTCTGGACGATCTGGATACTTTGCGTCGAACCCCACTTTCAACCAGTACATTCAGTTACCCTCGCCCACACTCCGCTGCTGAAGGTTACTGTGCTCCGAGTAGGAACTCCTCCTCCCGCTACAGCACTGGATCATTGCTATCCCAGAGACCTACATTCGATTCCTCTCATCATGGCAG TCCCAGGATGGTCTGTGGCAGGAGgacttgctgtgtgtgtgagcgtgtccTGGGTAGTGGGGCAGCCATGGTCATAGAGGCCCTTGGTCTCTGCTTCCACCTCGCCTGTTTCCAG TGTGTGGGCTGCCACCGACATCTTGGAGGAACTGAGACTGGAGTCCAGGTTCGAATCCGAAACAGGAAGCCCTACTGTGAGCCCTGCTATTTCCAACTCAAGT CGGGTGCCCCCTCCATGTGA
- the LOC116694456 gene encoding LIM domain only protein 7 isoform X10, producing the protein MEWRQQTSVSCADAFTEAQRWIEEVTGKSFGCKDFRAALENGVLLCDLINQLKPGIIKRVNRLSTPIAGLDNVNVFLKACGKLGLNVSQLFHPGDLQDLSTRATVRRDESNRRLKNVLITIYWLGRKAHLDAFYSGPQLNFKAFEGLLGLALSKALDEGSNVKECSDPEREECRRIRPSYKMANSADSIDFLYSRGVLPNNESCGSDAEAEQVFKMEPTQPSTQQNKAYIPPPILRGKQGLKGNERDCASSLARAYQMQVRPERPVQVNPGWIWSKSLSDIPMVYPVRKVPDVNTIYDVDQENQQRCSVAAKDSEAQWHDDLSKWKNRRRSSKSDLRRKSQEREHVINQMANGAMAKFEKNEVNEGGLLKRDQQSPRRHYPAPRPYSTSPSAKSLNSDLRPRTRALLARSYATEASFSPMAPLSLHNSAHTQGSSVGAMSASDGIVLADETYFASLASDGTGVTTPSLDCPFSSQTQGKEQGSPAHFQPRDPTKAMLSQKELPFCHDPQVPTFCPGAVNQAGANALEDLHHQNYKSQEESQKTSWKPAVEQGGDQQAAEVHKYLFRTASWSGSASLPRGYRRSEGSSRLSSAITARPFGTKQSRVSSLPRLCNVDNYGLLKSEELLSPAIKSSLKRPTVTAHQKGQQKKANQAKQNATEQGEKVQGVTVSGPTSFQTNGYHHQPYTQTQLLPQPYSNLQTHRNKSLTAPSDASIDLPKVDHSDMRVSLALKPNSRTDFGFQTHWDSTGARVKFIEPGSPAELCQLCVGDEIVTVNGVAVAHMNYNQWKDKMTSSLQTGSLTMDMRRYGNKDWSTSEGSHPNQSGQSRVTLNLTAAAPFLMGCPDHHANSGACTEPADRNLNGQTDDVLQGKVMHGELSENHKTARNKDHSNISMKNQKRRAEFFKPKGGSESAISDLQVPSLSPSSSSWSWDREEDRRRQEKWQEEQERLLQKQYQRDQERLESEWQRAQQDAKGELCRNPGAKQNTFEMTNGVESPANTQLRVNGLKNKTREEQSPDQDKLKVAGLNPQSNASGQQHDQISGQIWAEDSFGFAQLSPAHRAKSLSTPALAGTTRGDERKGKGHSVCKAEKDRQQILEEMKKRTQLLTDNSWIRQRSNSFYKEPIYVGVPMKRFDSLDDLDTLRRTPLSTSTFSYPRPHSAAEGYCAPSRNSSSRYSTGSLLSQRPTFDSSHHGSVWAATDILEELRLESRFESETGSPTVSPAISNSSRVPPPCDQHAVLEITE; encoded by the exons GTGTCTCAGCTGTTTCATCCAGGAGACCTGCAGGACCTGTCCACTCGTGCAACCGTCAG GCGAGATGAAAGCAACAGAAGACTCAAAAAT GTTCTCATCACAATCTACTGGTTGGGTCGCAAGGCTCACCTTGACGCATTCTACAGTGGTCCTCAGCTGAACTTCAAGGCCTTTGAAGGGCTGCTAGGGTTGGCGTTGTCCAAG GCTCTAGATGAGGGCAGTAATGTGAAAGAATGCTCTGACCCAGAGAGGGAGGAATGTCGGCGCATCAGACCAAGCTATAAGATGGCAAACTCTGCTGACAGCATCGACTTTCTGTATTCCCGAGGGGTCCTCCCAAACAATGAAA GTTGTGGAAGTGACGCGGAAGCTGAGCAGGTGTTCAAGATGGAGCCCACACAGCCTTCAACCCAACAAAACAAGGCTTATATCCCACCACCAATCCTAAGGGGAAAACAAGGATTGAAAGGGAATGAAAGGGACTGCGCTAGTTCACTTGCCAG AGCATATCAAATGCAGGTCAGACCTGAGAGACCAGTTCAGGTCAACCCTGGCTGGATTTG GAGCAAATCACTCAGTGATATCCCGATGGTATACCCTGTGCGTAAAGTTCCTGATGTGAACACCATCTACGATGTGGACCAGGAAAACCAACAGAGGTGTAGTGTTGCTGCCAAGGACAGTGAAGCTCAGTGGCACGAT GACTTGTCGAAGTGGAAGAATCGTCGCAGGAGCAGCAAGTCTGACCTCCGCAGGAAGTCGCAGGAACGAGAACATGTCATTAACCAGATGGCCAATGGAGCAATGGCTAAATTTGAGAAGAACGAAGTGAACGAAGGTGGACTGCTAAAGAG AGACCAGCAGTCACCACGCAGGCATTACCCTGCCCCTCGTCCTTACTCCACTTCTCCTTCAGCAAAATCATTGAACTCTGATCTCCGGCCACGTACTCGGGCTCTGCTGGCCCGTAGCTACGCCACAGAGGCATCTTTCAGTCCAATGGCTCCACTTAGCCTCCACAACTCAGCCCACACTCAA GGATCATCAGTTGGAGCCATGTCCGCCTCTGATGGGATTGTCCTGGCAGATGAGACCTACTTTGCCTCCTTGGCTTCAGATGGAACAGGAGTTACCACCCCTTCTCTGGACTGCCCTTTCAGCTCCCAGACCCAAGGCAAAGAGCAGGGCAGCCCAGCTCATTTCCAGCCCAGGGATCCTACTAAAGCCATGTTGAGTCAAAAGGAACTTCCGTTCTGCCATGATCCACAAGTTCCCACTTTCTGCCCTGGTGCTGTTAATCAGGCAGGAGCTAATGCTCTGGAGGACTTGCACCACCAGAACTACAAGTCCCAGGAAGAGAGCCAGAAGACATCTTGGAAACCAGCTGTGGAGCAAGGAGGTGACCAGCAGGCTGCAGAAGTCCACAAGTACTTGTTCAGAACTGCGTCGTGGTCCGGCTCAGCCAGCCTTCCTCGGGGTTACCGGAGGTCCGAGGGCTCGTCTCGTCTCTCTTCTGCAATCACAGCCAGGCCCTTTGGGACCAAGCAGTCCAGGGTGTCCTCGCTGCCGAGACTGTGCAAC GTAGACAACTATGGCCTGCTGAAAAGTGAGGAATTGCTTTCTCCAGCTATCAAATCTTCTCTCAAAAGACCTACTGTAACCGCCCATCAGAAGGGTCAGCAGAAGAAAGCCAACCAGGCAAAACAGAATGCTACAGAACAGGGGGAGAAGGTGCAAGGTGTCACCGTCTCCGGACCGACTTCCTTCCAGACCAATGGCTACCACCATCAGCCCTACACCCAAACCCAGCTATTACCGCAGCCTTATTCAAACCTGCAGACCCATCGCAACAAAAGTTTGACTGCCCCATCTGATGCAAGCATTGACCTCCCAAAG gtggATCACAGTGACATGAGAGTGAGCCTTGCTCTTAAACCCAACAGTAGAACAGACTTTGGTTTCCAGACTCATTGGGACTCCACAGGGGCACGAGTGAAATTCATTGAACCTG GCAGTCCAGCGGAGCTTTGCCAGCTGTGTGTGGGCGATGAGATTGTGACTGTTAATGGAGTTGCTGTGGCACACATGAACTACAACCAGTGGAAGGATAAAATGACATCTTCCCTTCAAACCGGCAGTCTGACCATGGACATGCGGCGCTATGGCAACAAGG ATTGGAGCACCAGTGAGGGGAGTCATCCTAACCAGTCAGGCCAGAGCAGGGTTACTCTCAATCTAACTGCCGCAGCGCCGTTCCTGATGGGTTGCCCTGATCACCATGCCAACAGTGGTGCCTGCACAGAACCTGCAGACAGGAACCTCAATGGGCAGACAGACGAT GTTTTACAAGGTAAAGTCATGCATGGAGAGCTTTCTGAAAACCATAAGACAGCCAGAAATAAag ATCATAGTAACATTAGTATGAAAAATCAGAAAAGGAGGGCTGAATTTTTCAAACCGAAAG GAGGTTCAGAATCTGCCATATCTGAT CTCCAGGTGCCATCCCTCAGCCCCTCCTCATCCAGCTGGTCGTGGGACCGCGAGGAGGATCGAAGGCGTCAGGAGAAGTGGCAGGAAGAGCAAGAGCGCCTCCTACAG AAGCAATACCAGCGGGATCAGGAGAGGCTTGAGTCAGAGTGGCAGAGAGCACAACAGGATGCAAAGGGGGAGTTATGCAGGAATCCAGGGGCAAAA cagaacacatttgAGATGACCAATGGTGTCGAGAGCCCTGCCAACACCCAGCTCCGTGTGAAtggactgaaaaacaaaaccagagaAGAGCAGAGCCCTGACCAAGATAAGCTGAAAGTAGCAGGTCTAAACCCTCAAAGTAATGCATCAGGACAGCAGCATGACCAGATTTCAGGACAAATCTG GGCTGAGGACTCCTTTGGCTTTGCTCAGCTGTCTCCTGCACACAG GGCCAAGTCCTTGTCTACCCCAGCATTAGCTGGCACCACAAGAG GTgatgaaaggaaaggaaaaggacACTCTGTGTGCAAGGCTGAGAAAGACAGGCAGCAGATTTTGGAGGAGATGAAGAAAAGGACTCAGCTTCTGACAGACAACAGCTGGATACGTCAGCGCAGCAACAGCTTTTACAAGGAGCCAATCTATGTTGGGGTACCTATGAAGAG GTTTGATTCTCTGGACGATCTGGATACTTTGCGTCGAACCCCACTTTCAACCAGTACATTCAGTTACCCTCGCCCACACTCCGCTGCTGAAGGTTACTGTGCTCCGAGTAGGAACTCCTCCTCCCGCTACAGCACTGGATCATTGCTATCCCAGAGACCTACATTCGATTCCTCTCATCATGGCAG TGTGTGGGCTGCCACCGACATCTTGGAGGAACTGAGACTGGAGTCCAGGTTCGAATCCGAAACAGGAAGCCCTACTGTGAGCCCTGCTATTTCCAACTCAAGT CGGGTGCCCCCTCCATGTGACCAGCATGCCGTACTTGAGATCACAGAGTAA